The Taeniopygia guttata chromosome 4A, bTaeGut7.mat, whole genome shotgun sequence genome has a segment encoding these proteins:
- the APLN gene encoding apelin, whose amino-acid sequence MAAPRRLLAPLLLLLLLLGLVLAAPGPLGKAPDGKDAQNGLTRRLVRPRGARRGTGQRPGGWRRSRRPRPRLSHKGPMPF is encoded by the exons aTGGCCGCCCCGCGCCGGCTCCTggccccgctgctgctgctgctgctgctgctcgggCTCGTCCTGGCCGCCCCCG GGCCGCTGGGGAAGGCGCCGGACGGGAAGGATGCCCAGAATGGGCTCACCCGGAGGCTGGTGCGGCCGCGGGGCGCACGCCGTGGGACCGGCCAGCGGCCCGGGGGCTGGCGGAGGTcccggcggccccggccccggctgtCCCACAAGGGCCCCATGCCGTTCTGA
- the XPNPEP2 gene encoding xaa-Pro aminopeptidase 2 — protein sequence MSPLLWITAWTLLLHGCAAGRAPQAPSTRNDIRDCSADPAYLPRTATNTTARLAALRGIMRTHGVHAYIVPSTDAHMSEYISQRDARLGWLTGFTGSAGTAVVTQDKAALWTDSRYWTQAERELDCNWELQRTISIESIGMWILKAVPAEGKVGLDPFLFSIDTWNSYSRALHGSGRTLLPLETNLVDQAWGDQRPLPSSSEIYSLPAEFTGRSWQEKVAGIRQRMEQHQRRPTAVLLSGLEETAWLFNLRGDDIPYNPVFYSYTLLTNTTISLFVEESRLSAAARESLRSGCPGPLCVELREYGQVSAHLRRYAQGSVTVWLGTEYTTYGLYSIVPQEKLLEESYSPVMMAKAVKNAHEQEMLRAAHVRDAVAVIQYLLWLEKAVPQGHVDEFLGAQQVDAFRWAQEHSRGPSFQSISASGLNAALAHYSPSNGSSRTLSAREMYLFDTGGQYLDGTTDITRTVHWGEPTPLQKEAYTRVLMGNIDLSRLIFPSNTAGRTVESFARRALWDVGLNYGHGTGHGIGNFLSVHEWPVGFQSNNVPLEAGMFTSIEPGYYQDGEFGIRIEDVALVVEAQTEHQSGEKPFLTFEVVSLVPYDRNLIDLSLLSPEQIRYLNSYYERIRARVGPELRRQRLEEAYTWLQESTEPFPVSGTGPAAAGTLALASLLPVLLSGLGA from the exons ATGTCCCCCCTGCTCTGGATCACAGCCTGGACACTCCTGCTCCACG gctgtgctgcagggcgGGCACCACAGGCTCCTTCCACCAGGAATGACATCCGGGATTGCTCCGCGGACCCAGCG TACCTGCCACGGACGGCCACCAACACGACGGCGCGTCTGGCCGCGCTGCGGGGCATCATGCGGACCCACGGCGTCCACGCCTACATCGTGCCCTCCACGGATGCCCACATG AGCGAGTACATCTCCCAGCGGGATGCCCGGCTGGGCTGGCTCACCGGATTCACCGGCTCTGCAG gcactgcggtGGTGACACAGGACAAGGCTGCCCTGTGGACTGACAGCCGCTACTGGACCCAGGCAGAGCGGGAGCTGGACTGCaactgggagctgcagaggacaA TCTCGATCGAGTCCATCGGGATGTGGATCCTGAAGGCGGTTCCTGCGGAGGGGAAAGTCGGTTTGGACCCCTTCCTCTTCTCCATCG ACACCTGGAACAGCTACAGCCGGGCTCTGCACGGCTCCGGCCGGACCCTGCTCCCCCTCGAGACCAACCTTGTGGATCAGGCATGGGGTGATCAGAgaccccttccctcctccagcGAGATCTACAGCCTCCCAGCAGAGTTCACAG ggaggagctggcaggagaaggtggctGGGATCCGGCAGCGGATGGAGCAGCACCAGCGGCGCCCCACAGCCGTGCTGCTGTCGGGGCTGGAGGAGACGGCCT GGCTCTTCAACCTCCGCGGAGATGACATCCCCTACAACCCTGTCTTCTACTCCTACACCCTCCTGACCAACACAACCATAAG CCTGTTCGTGGAGGAGTCGCGGCTCTCGGCGGCGGCGCGGGAGTCGCTGCGCTCGGGCTGCCCGGGGCCGCTGTGCGTGGAGCTGCGGGAGTACGGGCAGGTGAGCGCCCACCTGCGCCGCTACGCCCAGGGCAGCGTCACCGTGTGGCTGGGCACCGAGTACACCACCTACGGCCTCTACAGCATCGTCCCCCAG gagaagctgctggaggagagtTACTCACCTGTCATGATGGCCAAGGCTGTGAAAAACGCCCACGAGCAGGAGATGCTGCGAGCTGCGCAC GTCCGGGACGCGGTGGCCGTCATCCAGTACCTGCTGTGGCTGGAGAAGGCAGTCCCACAGGGGCACGTGGACGAGTTTTTGGGGGCTCAGCAGGTCGATGCATTTCGCTG GGCCCAGGAGCACAGCCGTGGGCCCAGCTTCCAGTCCATCTCGGCCAGCGGGCTCAACGCAGCGCTGGCTCACTACAG CCCCTCCAACGGGAGCAGCCGGACACTGTCTGCGAGAGAGATGTACCTCTTTGACACCGGAGGGCAATATCT GGATGGGACAACAGACATCACTCGCACAGTGCACTGGGGTGAGCCCACCCCGCTCCAGAAG GAAGCCTACACCCGTGTGCTGATGGGCAACATTGACCTCTCCCGCCTCATCTTCCCATCCAACACAGCAG GGAGAACGGTGGAGTCCTTCGCCCGCCGGGCACTCTGGGATGTTGGACTCAACTATGGCCATGGGACCGGCCACGGCATTGGCAACTTCCTCTCAGTCCACGAGT ggcccGTGGGTTTCCAGTCCAACAACGTGCCACTGGAGGCTGGCATGTTCACCTCCATTG AGCCCGGGTATTACCAGGATGGCGAGTTCGGGATCCGCATTGAGGACGTCGCCCTCGTGGTGGAGGCACAGACTGAG CACCAGAGCGGGGAGAAGCCTTTTCTGACCTTCGAGGTGGTGTCCCTGGTGCCCTATGACCGCAACCTCATTGACCTCAGcctcctgtccccagagcag ATCCGGTACCTGAACTCGTACTACGAGAGGATCCGGGCACGCGTGGGGCCGGAGCTGCGGCGGCAGCGGCTGGAGGAGGCGTACACATGGCTGCAGGAGAGCACCGAGCCCTTCCCGGTGAGcggcaccggccccgccgccgcgggcACGCTGGCCCTGGCCTCGCTGCTCCCGGTGCTGCTCAGCGGGCTGGGGGCCTGA
- the SASH3 gene encoding SAM and SH3 domain-containing protein 3 isoform X2, with protein MLRRKPSNAGDKEPGHRKLSLQRSSSFKDFNKSKVSSPVSSEEFSLEENIPEDDPSSARPEEAVQSSGTKLGRKWRAVISRTMNRKMGRMAVRALAEGKQGEVEAEGSPCPLSPASSVEEQSHDKVPLSYLELEEEDGHPALGRQMSSGSDIPSPGDPRDSQLLEDTVPTYTGPFCGRARVHTDFTPSPYDKDSLKLRKGDIIGIIEKPPVGTWTGLLNNKVGSFKFIYVDVIPEETVPARRSRGSSRNKRLKPKTLHELLERINLQEHTPTLLLNGYQTLEDFKELRETHLNELHITDPQHRAKLLTAAELLLDYDTASEPEDGDTTEAPPSPSEPKGDIPRDSGCFEGSETLDGSREEAELGPEEQLGALSMAQSP; from the exons ATGCTGCGCCGCAAGCCGTCCAACGCCGGCGACAAGGAGCCGGGACACAGGAAG ctttCCCTACAGCGTTCCAGCAGCTTCAAGGATTTCAACAAGTCCAAGGTCAGCTCCCCCGTGTCAAGTGAGgagttcagcctggaggagaat ATCCCCGAGGATGATCCCAGCAGCGCCAGGCCAGAGGAGGCCGTGCAGAGCAGCGGGACGAAGCTGGGCAGGAAGTGGCGGGCGGTCATCTCCCGCACCATGAACCGCAAGATGGGCAGGATGGCTGTGAGGGCGCTGGCCGAGGGGAAG CAGGGAGAGGTGGAGGCGGAGGGGTCCCCatgccccctgtccccagccagcagcGTGGAGGAGCAGAGCCATGACAAGGTGCCCCTGTCGTacctggagctggaggaggaggacggGCACCCGGCCCTCGGACGCCAGATGTCCAGCG GCAGCGACATTCCCAGCCCTGGCGatcccagggacagccagctgctggaggacACTGTCCCCACCTACACTGGCCCCTTCTGCGGCCGGGCCCGTGTCCACACCGACTTCACCCCCAGCCCCTATGACAAGGACTCCCTGAAGCTGCGG AAAGGGGACATCATCGGCATCATCGAGAAGCCACCTGTGGGCACCTGGACCGGGCTGCTCAACAACAAGGTGGGCTCCTTCAAGTTCATCTACGTGGACGTGATCCCCGAGGAGACGGTCCCTGCCCGCAGGAGCCGGGGCTCCAGCCGCAACAAGCGCCTCAAGCCCAAGACCCTCCATGAGCTGTTGGAGCGCATCAACctgcag GAACACACCCCCACCCTCCTGCTGAACGGGTACCAGACCCTGGAGGACTTCAAGGAGCTGCGGGAGACCCACCTGAACGAACTGCACATCACGGACCCCCAGCACCGTGCCAAGCTGCTGACGGCTGCCGAGCTCCTCCTGGACTATGACA CAGCCAGCGAGCCAGAGGATGGGGACACCACCGAGGCCCCGCCATCGCCCTCAGAGCCCAAAGGGGACATTCCTCGCGACTCCGGCTGCTTCGAGGGATCCGAGACCCTGGATGGCAGCCGGGAGGAGGCCGAGCTGGgtcctgaggagcagctgggggctCTCTCCATGGCACAATCCCCCTGA
- the SASH3 gene encoding SAM and SH3 domain-containing protein 3 isoform X3: protein MLRRKPSNAGDKEPGHRKLSLQRSSSFKDFNKSKVSSPVSSEEFSLEENIPEDDPSSARPEEAVQSSGTKLGRKWRAVISRTMNRKMGRMAVRALAEGKQGEVEAEGSPCPLSPASSVEEQSHDKVPLSYLELEEEDGHPALGRQMSSGSDIPSPGDPRDSQLLEDTVPTYTGPFCGRARVHTDFTPSPYDKDSLKLRKGDIIGIIEKPPVGTWTGLLNNKVGSFKFIYVDVIPEETVPARRSRGSSRNKRLKPKTLHELLERINLQEHTPTLLLNGYQTLEDFKELRETHLNELHITDPQHRAKLLTAAELLLDYDTSEPEDGDTTEAPPSPSEPKGDIPRDSGCFEGSETLDGSREEAELGPEEQLGALSMAQSP from the exons ATGCTGCGCCGCAAGCCGTCCAACGCCGGCGACAAGGAGCCGGGACACAGGAAG ctttCCCTACAGCGTTCCAGCAGCTTCAAGGATTTCAACAAGTCCAAGGTCAGCTCCCCCGTGTCAAGTGAGgagttcagcctggaggagaat ATCCCCGAGGATGATCCCAGCAGCGCCAGGCCAGAGGAGGCCGTGCAGAGCAGCGGGACGAAGCTGGGCAGGAAGTGGCGGGCGGTCATCTCCCGCACCATGAACCGCAAGATGGGCAGGATGGCTGTGAGGGCGCTGGCCGAGGGGAAG CAGGGAGAGGTGGAGGCGGAGGGGTCCCCatgccccctgtccccagccagcagcGTGGAGGAGCAGAGCCATGACAAGGTGCCCCTGTCGTacctggagctggaggaggaggacggGCACCCGGCCCTCGGACGCCAGATGTCCAGCG GCAGCGACATTCCCAGCCCTGGCGatcccagggacagccagctgctggaggacACTGTCCCCACCTACACTGGCCCCTTCTGCGGCCGGGCCCGTGTCCACACCGACTTCACCCCCAGCCCCTATGACAAGGACTCCCTGAAGCTGCGG AAAGGGGACATCATCGGCATCATCGAGAAGCCACCTGTGGGCACCTGGACCGGGCTGCTCAACAACAAGGTGGGCTCCTTCAAGTTCATCTACGTGGACGTGATCCCCGAGGAGACGGTCCCTGCCCGCAGGAGCCGGGGCTCCAGCCGCAACAAGCGCCTCAAGCCCAAGACCCTCCATGAGCTGTTGGAGCGCATCAACctgcag GAACACACCCCCACCCTCCTGCTGAACGGGTACCAGACCCTGGAGGACTTCAAGGAGCTGCGGGAGACCCACCTGAACGAACTGCACATCACGGACCCCCAGCACCGTGCCAAGCTGCTGACGGCTGCCGAGCTCCTCCTGGACTATGACA CCAGCGAGCCAGAGGATGGGGACACCACCGAGGCCCCGCCATCGCCCTCAGAGCCCAAAGGGGACATTCCTCGCGACTCCGGCTGCTTCGAGGGATCCGAGACCCTGGATGGCAGCCGGGAGGAGGCCGAGCTGGgtcctgaggagcagctgggggctCTCTCCATGGCACAATCCCCCTGA
- the SASH3 gene encoding SAM and SH3 domain-containing protein 3 isoform X4, producing the protein MLRRKPSNAGDKEPGHRKLSLQRSSSFKDFNKSKVSSPVSSEEFSLEENIPEDDPSSARPEEAVQSSGTKLGRKWRAVISRTMNRKMGRMAVRALAEGKGEVEAEGSPCPLSPASSVEEQSHDKVPLSYLELEEEDGHPALGRQMSSGSDIPSPGDPRDSQLLEDTVPTYTGPFCGRARVHTDFTPSPYDKDSLKLRKGDIIGIIEKPPVGTWTGLLNNKVGSFKFIYVDVIPEETVPARRSRGSSRNKRLKPKTLHELLERINLQEHTPTLLLNGYQTLEDFKELRETHLNELHITDPQHRAKLLTAAELLLDYDTASEPEDGDTTEAPPSPSEPKGDIPRDSGCFEGSETLDGSREEAELGPEEQLGALSMAQSP; encoded by the exons ATGCTGCGCCGCAAGCCGTCCAACGCCGGCGACAAGGAGCCGGGACACAGGAAG ctttCCCTACAGCGTTCCAGCAGCTTCAAGGATTTCAACAAGTCCAAGGTCAGCTCCCCCGTGTCAAGTGAGgagttcagcctggaggagaat ATCCCCGAGGATGATCCCAGCAGCGCCAGGCCAGAGGAGGCCGTGCAGAGCAGCGGGACGAAGCTGGGCAGGAAGTGGCGGGCGGTCATCTCCCGCACCATGAACCGCAAGATGGGCAGGATGGCTGTGAGGGCGCTGGCCGAGGGGAAG GGAGAGGTGGAGGCGGAGGGGTCCCCatgccccctgtccccagccagcagcGTGGAGGAGCAGAGCCATGACAAGGTGCCCCTGTCGTacctggagctggaggaggaggacggGCACCCGGCCCTCGGACGCCAGATGTCCAGCG GCAGCGACATTCCCAGCCCTGGCGatcccagggacagccagctgctggaggacACTGTCCCCACCTACACTGGCCCCTTCTGCGGCCGGGCCCGTGTCCACACCGACTTCACCCCCAGCCCCTATGACAAGGACTCCCTGAAGCTGCGG AAAGGGGACATCATCGGCATCATCGAGAAGCCACCTGTGGGCACCTGGACCGGGCTGCTCAACAACAAGGTGGGCTCCTTCAAGTTCATCTACGTGGACGTGATCCCCGAGGAGACGGTCCCTGCCCGCAGGAGCCGGGGCTCCAGCCGCAACAAGCGCCTCAAGCCCAAGACCCTCCATGAGCTGTTGGAGCGCATCAACctgcag GAACACACCCCCACCCTCCTGCTGAACGGGTACCAGACCCTGGAGGACTTCAAGGAGCTGCGGGAGACCCACCTGAACGAACTGCACATCACGGACCCCCAGCACCGTGCCAAGCTGCTGACGGCTGCCGAGCTCCTCCTGGACTATGACA CAGCCAGCGAGCCAGAGGATGGGGACACCACCGAGGCCCCGCCATCGCCCTCAGAGCCCAAAGGGGACATTCCTCGCGACTCCGGCTGCTTCGAGGGATCCGAGACCCTGGATGGCAGCCGGGAGGAGGCCGAGCTGGgtcctgaggagcagctgggggctCTCTCCATGGCACAATCCCCCTGA
- the SASH3 gene encoding SAM and SH3 domain-containing protein 3 isoform X1, with protein MAALGREQKTPPSTGITLGRAEQPKVQRGAGAGNAGRSPSPTFPSPPSHLCPCSQLSLQRSSSFKDFNKSKVSSPVSSEEFSLEENIPEDDPSSARPEEAVQSSGTKLGRKWRAVISRTMNRKMGRMAVRALAEGKQGEVEAEGSPCPLSPASSVEEQSHDKVPLSYLELEEEDGHPALGRQMSSGSDIPSPGDPRDSQLLEDTVPTYTGPFCGRARVHTDFTPSPYDKDSLKLRKGDIIGIIEKPPVGTWTGLLNNKVGSFKFIYVDVIPEETVPARRSRGSSRNKRLKPKTLHELLERINLQEHTPTLLLNGYQTLEDFKELRETHLNELHITDPQHRAKLLTAAELLLDYDTASEPEDGDTTEAPPSPSEPKGDIPRDSGCFEGSETLDGSREEAELGPEEQLGALSMAQSP; from the exons ATGGCAGCTCTTGGAAGAGAGCAAAAAACTCCTCCCAGCACTGGCATCAccctgggaagggcagagcagcccaAAGTGCAGAGAGGAGCCGGGGCAGGGAATGCAGGAAGAAGCCCATCTCCCACCTTTCCATCTCCCCCCTCACACctctgcccctgctcccagctttCCCTACAGCGTTCCAGCAGCTTCAAGGATTTCAACAAGTCCAAGGTCAGCTCCCCCGTGTCAAGTGAGgagttcagcctggaggagaat ATCCCCGAGGATGATCCCAGCAGCGCCAGGCCAGAGGAGGCCGTGCAGAGCAGCGGGACGAAGCTGGGCAGGAAGTGGCGGGCGGTCATCTCCCGCACCATGAACCGCAAGATGGGCAGGATGGCTGTGAGGGCGCTGGCCGAGGGGAAG CAGGGAGAGGTGGAGGCGGAGGGGTCCCCatgccccctgtccccagccagcagcGTGGAGGAGCAGAGCCATGACAAGGTGCCCCTGTCGTacctggagctggaggaggaggacggGCACCCGGCCCTCGGACGCCAGATGTCCAGCG GCAGCGACATTCCCAGCCCTGGCGatcccagggacagccagctgctggaggacACTGTCCCCACCTACACTGGCCCCTTCTGCGGCCGGGCCCGTGTCCACACCGACTTCACCCCCAGCCCCTATGACAAGGACTCCCTGAAGCTGCGG AAAGGGGACATCATCGGCATCATCGAGAAGCCACCTGTGGGCACCTGGACCGGGCTGCTCAACAACAAGGTGGGCTCCTTCAAGTTCATCTACGTGGACGTGATCCCCGAGGAGACGGTCCCTGCCCGCAGGAGCCGGGGCTCCAGCCGCAACAAGCGCCTCAAGCCCAAGACCCTCCATGAGCTGTTGGAGCGCATCAACctgcag GAACACACCCCCACCCTCCTGCTGAACGGGTACCAGACCCTGGAGGACTTCAAGGAGCTGCGGGAGACCCACCTGAACGAACTGCACATCACGGACCCCCAGCACCGTGCCAAGCTGCTGACGGCTGCCGAGCTCCTCCTGGACTATGACA CAGCCAGCGAGCCAGAGGATGGGGACACCACCGAGGCCCCGCCATCGCCCTCAGAGCCCAAAGGGGACATTCCTCGCGACTCCGGCTGCTTCGAGGGATCCGAGACCCTGGATGGCAGCCGGGAGGAGGCCGAGCTGGgtcctgaggagcagctgggggctCTCTCCATGGCACAATCCCCCTGA